In Deinococcus cellulosilyticus NBRC 106333 = KACC 11606, a single window of DNA contains:
- a CDS encoding ABC transporter substrate-binding protein, whose protein sequence is MKMKSFVLGFSVLAITSSLVTAGAQELPKLAVKDKYRIGFSQTESDNPWRLAFSKSMQDEAKRLGWTLVETNAGGSAAKQVADVRSLIAQRVDAIFISPREEKPLAPVVLEAKKAGIPVIIIDRNVDDSIAKAGRDYITFIGSDFVEEGKRAAEWLVKATKQNAKIIELEGSTGSSPANDRKNGFHTYIKKFPGMQVIAAQTGNFTRDEGRKVMETLLQAHPEVTAVFAHNDEMAIGAITALEAAGRKPGKDVIIVSIDGQKEALNLILQGKLGATVECNPRFGVKAFQTLKDFAAGKKIPLKVINPDKFYDKNNAKKYLADAY, encoded by the coding sequence ATGAAAATGAAGTCTTTTGTGCTGGGCTTTTCCGTGTTAGCGATCACATCCTCTCTGGTGACTGCAGGGGCCCAGGAGCTCCCCAAACTCGCCGTCAAAGACAAATACCGCATTGGCTTCTCCCAGACGGAATCGGACAACCCGTGGCGTCTGGCCTTCAGCAAGAGCATGCAGGATGAAGCCAAGCGCCTGGGCTGGACCCTGGTGGAAACCAACGCGGGCGGCTCTGCAGCCAAACAGGTGGCAGATGTGAGGTCCCTGATTGCCCAGCGGGTGGACGCCATCTTCATCTCACCCAGAGAGGAAAAACCCCTGGCTCCAGTGGTGCTCGAAGCCAAAAAAGCAGGCATCCCGGTGATCATCATTGACCGCAATGTCGATGACTCCATTGCCAAAGCAGGACGGGACTACATCACCTTCATCGGGTCTGACTTTGTCGAGGAAGGCAAACGGGCCGCAGAATGGCTGGTCAAGGCGACCAAACAGAACGCCAAGATCATCGAGCTCGAAGGAAGCACTGGCTCCTCCCCGGCCAACGACCGCAAAAACGGCTTTCACACCTACATCAAAAAATTCCCTGGCATGCAGGTGATTGCTGCCCAGACCGGGAACTTCACCCGCGATGAGGGCCGCAAAGTGATGGAAACCCTGCTGCAGGCCCACCCGGAAGTGACCGCCGTTTTTGCCCACAACGACGAAATGGCGATTGGGGCCATCACTGCCCTGGAAGCTGCAGGCAGAAAACCCGGCAAAGACGTGATCATCGTGTCCATCGACGGGCAGAAAGAAGCCCTGAACCTGATCCTGCAAGGGAAACTCGGGGCAACGGTGGAATGCAATCCCCGCTTCGGTGTGAAAGCCTTCCAGACCCTCAAAGACTTTGCTGCGGGCAAGAAGATCCCTCTGAAGGTCATCAACCCCGACAAGTTCTACGACAAGAACAACGCCAAGAAGTACCTCGCAGACGCGTACTGA
- a CDS encoding sugar ABC transporter ATP-binding protein, with protein MTQQEAVLLSMEGITKTFTGTRALSEASLQVRAGEVHALIGQNGAGKSTLLKVLTGAYRKDRGRILFDGQEVHFRSPLEAQQGGIATIYQEVNLVQERSVSENILLGREPRRFGFIDWKEMHRQAEDIVRSMGLKLNVREELGNFPIATQQMVAIARAISQKAKLVVMDEPTSSLDESEVETLFDVIRKLKSENVAVIFVSHYLDELYAISDQITVMRDGRTVHTGPIHKLGKFELVAKMLGRELDEVEREGRTGFHKKPYTAGPDVLQVQGLRQGLRLKDISLKVRQGEIVGLAGLLGSGRTETARALFGAERKDSGQFQWKNQPVEFRSPGETIRLGMGYCSEDRKHEGIIPHLSVRENLTLALLPRISRAGIIDSRQQEQVVDRFISRLGIKCSSPEQPIRELSGGNQQKVLLARWLCMNPDLLILDEPTRGIDVGAKAEIQQLISELAEDGLGVLMISSELEELTEGCHRVVVLREGETAAELEGRSLSEQQIMHAMAGTEGAQHAGQ; from the coding sequence GTGACCCAACAGGAAGCCGTGCTGCTCAGCATGGAAGGCATCACCAAAACATTCACGGGCACCCGCGCCCTCAGTGAAGCGTCCCTGCAGGTGCGTGCTGGAGAGGTGCACGCCCTGATCGGGCAGAACGGTGCAGGCAAATCAACCCTCCTCAAAGTCCTCACCGGAGCCTACCGCAAAGACCGGGGAAGAATCCTCTTTGATGGGCAGGAGGTGCATTTCCGTTCTCCCCTCGAAGCCCAGCAAGGGGGCATAGCCACCATCTACCAGGAAGTGAACCTGGTGCAGGAGCGCAGTGTCAGCGAGAACATCCTGCTGGGTCGTGAACCCCGACGCTTTGGTTTCATTGACTGGAAAGAGATGCACCGCCAGGCCGAAGACATTGTGCGCTCAATGGGCCTGAAGTTGAATGTCCGGGAGGAACTCGGGAACTTCCCCATTGCCACACAACAGATGGTGGCGATTGCCCGCGCCATCTCCCAGAAGGCAAAACTGGTGGTGATGGACGAACCGACCAGTTCGCTGGATGAATCCGAAGTGGAAACCCTGTTTGATGTCATTCGCAAACTGAAAAGTGAAAATGTCGCCGTGATTTTTGTGTCGCATTATCTGGATGAGCTCTACGCCATTTCAGACCAGATCACGGTGATGAGAGATGGCCGCACTGTGCATACAGGGCCGATCCACAAACTGGGCAAATTTGAACTGGTCGCCAAAATGCTCGGGCGTGAACTGGATGAGGTGGAAAGGGAAGGCCGCACCGGATTCCACAAAAAACCCTACACCGCTGGACCGGACGTGCTGCAGGTGCAGGGCCTCAGGCAGGGACTGCGCCTGAAAGACATCAGCCTGAAGGTGAGGCAGGGCGAAATCGTGGGTCTGGCCGGACTGCTGGGCTCTGGACGCACCGAAACCGCCCGTGCCCTGTTCGGGGCCGAACGAAAAGACTCTGGTCAATTTCAGTGGAAAAACCAGCCTGTGGAGTTCAGATCTCCCGGTGAAACCATCCGCCTGGGGATGGGGTACTGCAGTGAGGACCGCAAACATGAGGGCATCATTCCGCACCTATCGGTGAGGGAAAACCTCACCCTGGCCCTGCTCCCCCGCATTTCCAGAGCCGGCATCATCGACAGCAGACAGCAGGAGCAGGTGGTGGACAGGTTCATCTCCAGGCTGGGCATCAAGTGCTCCTCTCCCGAGCAACCCATCCGCGAACTCTCTGGAGGGAACCAGCAGAAAGTGCTGCTGGCCCGCTGGCTTTGCATGAATCCCGATCTGCTGATTCTGGATGAACCCACCCGTGGGATCGATGTGGGAGCGAAAGCCGAAATCCAGCAGCTCATCAGCGAACTGGCCGAAGACGGCCTGGGTGTCCTGATGATCTCTTCAGAACTTGAGGAACTCACCGAGGGCTGCCACCGGGTGGTGGTTCTGCGGGAAGGGGAGACCGCCGCAGAACTCGAAGGCCGCAGCCTGTCAGAGCAGCAGATCATGCATGCCATGGCGGGCACGGAAGGAGCACAGCATGCTGGGCAGTAA
- a CDS encoding ABC transporter permease, whose protein sequence is MQNLLRQHGALVALVLLLLFAGLRYQGFLGEYNLESFLRYNAMFGLIALGMTFVIITGGIDLSVGSMAAFASVIAALVSPHGVWLALLVPVLLCAALGFLNGFVISRFKVMPFVVTLGMFLIARGLALIASGKQTVLVNTEGGVGNLGQGDFLGLPIPAWMLLVLFAVGALFLAKAPYGRYALTIGGNEEAARLMGIPVEKVKLLVYTLSGALAGLAGVILASQFSAGQPTEGVGWELTAIASVVVGGTLLTGGRGSVLNTLVGVILLGMIFTVLNFENGLGHININSYWQTVIRGLFLLAVVLLQSPAFRGRLRIRPGT, encoded by the coding sequence ATGCAGAACCTGCTGAGACAACACGGTGCCCTGGTGGCCCTGGTGCTGCTGCTCCTGTTTGCAGGACTGCGTTACCAGGGGTTCCTCGGGGAATACAACCTGGAGAGTTTCCTGCGCTACAACGCCATGTTTGGCCTGATTGCACTGGGCATGACCTTCGTGATCATCACTGGAGGAATTGACCTCTCGGTGGGTTCCATGGCTGCATTTGCCAGCGTGATCGCGGCCCTGGTCAGCCCACATGGGGTGTGGCTGGCCCTGCTGGTCCCGGTGCTGCTCTGCGCCGCTCTGGGATTCCTGAATGGATTTGTGATCTCCCGTTTCAAAGTGATGCCTTTCGTGGTGACGCTCGGGATGTTCCTGATCGCAAGGGGTCTTGCCCTGATTGCCTCCGGGAAGCAGACCGTGCTGGTGAACACCGAAGGTGGGGTGGGGAACCTCGGACAGGGGGATTTTCTGGGGCTCCCGATTCCAGCCTGGATGCTGCTCGTGCTGTTTGCCGTGGGGGCGCTCTTTCTGGCAAAAGCCCCTTATGGCCGTTATGCCCTGACCATCGGAGGCAACGAGGAAGCCGCCAGACTGATGGGAATTCCCGTCGAGAAAGTGAAACTGCTGGTCTACACCCTCTCCGGTGCTCTTGCGGGACTTGCAGGAGTGATCCTGGCTTCCCAGTTCAGTGCAGGTCAACCCACCGAAGGGGTCGGCTGGGAACTCACCGCCATTGCCTCTGTGGTGGTGGGAGGAACGCTGCTGACGGGGGGTCGGGGGAGTGTCCTCAACACTCTGGTGGGAGTGATTCTGCTGGGCATGATCTTCACGGTCCTGAATTTCGAGAACGGCCTCGGGCACATCAACATCAACTCCTACTGGCAGACCGTCATTCGCGGGCTCTTCCTGCTGGCGGTGGTCCTGCTGCAAAGCCCTGCCTTCAGAGGGCGGCTCAGGATCAGGCCAGGGACCTGA
- a CDS encoding ABC transporter permease, with product MLGSNTMKPKNNRPKNRLDWQQVLQQYGGVITLLVLFVFNAIFTPHFLSMQTLNINLTQVATIVIVGVGMTLVIATGGIDLSVGSLMAISGALAPIIFMHPALGGSAAANLMAMVFPVLLAGLFGMFNGMLVTRFQIQPIIATLVLFIAGRGIAQVMSGGNLQTFTNPGFTVLGQGKLLGLPIQVYLMVLVVVLAAYLLKSTVFGRQVLSVGGNARAAELAGIPVSKVKLMVYTLSGLLAGLAGLIVIAVNSSSDANQVGQNMELDAIAAVAVGGTLLEGGKATIIGTLIGALIIQLIRYTLLAQGVPDAVALVVKGLIIVGAVALQKERRG from the coding sequence ATGCTGGGCAGTAACACCATGAAACCCAAAAACAACCGCCCGAAAAACCGCCTGGACTGGCAGCAGGTTCTGCAGCAATACGGTGGGGTGATCACCCTGCTGGTGCTGTTCGTGTTCAATGCGATCTTTACGCCGCATTTTCTGTCGATGCAGACCCTGAACATCAACTTGACGCAGGTGGCGACCATCGTGATTGTGGGGGTGGGCATGACCCTGGTCATTGCCACCGGAGGCATTGACCTCTCGGTCGGGTCCCTCATGGCGATCAGTGGTGCGCTGGCTCCCATCATCTTCATGCATCCTGCCCTGGGTGGGTCGGCAGCAGCCAACCTGATGGCGATGGTCTTTCCGGTGCTGCTGGCAGGCCTCTTCGGGATGTTCAATGGGATGCTGGTCACCCGTTTCCAGATCCAGCCGATCATTGCCACTCTGGTTCTTTTCATTGCCGGGCGCGGCATTGCCCAGGTGATGAGTGGGGGCAACCTGCAGACCTTCACCAACCCTGGATTCACGGTGCTGGGGCAGGGCAAACTGCTGGGCCTCCCCATCCAGGTGTACCTGATGGTGCTGGTGGTGGTGCTTGCAGCATACCTGCTCAAATCCACCGTTTTCGGGCGTCAGGTGCTCTCGGTGGGTGGAAATGCCCGTGCTGCAGAGCTCGCAGGCATTCCGGTCTCAAAAGTGAAACTGATGGTCTACACCCTCAGTGGACTGCTGGCCGGACTTGCTGGCCTGATTGTCATTGCCGTGAACTCCAGCAGTGACGCCAACCAGGTGGGGCAGAACATGGAACTGGACGCCATTGCAGCGGTTGCGGTGGGGGGCACCTTGCTGGAAGGTGGAAAAGCCACCATCATCGGAACGCTGATTGGGGCACTCATCATCCAGCTCATCCGCTACACCCTGCTGGCCCAGGGGGTGCCCGATGCGGTGGCCCTGGTGGTCAAGGGCCTGATCATTGTGGGCGCAGTGGCCCTGCAGAAAGAAAGGAGGGGCTGA